A portion of the Streptomyces sp. NBC_01335 genome contains these proteins:
- a CDS encoding RHS repeat domain-containing protein — protein MTGSLSVVGLTAAAQAQGTPHDLKPLWERKISKTEAVTGFDAKKGRATAASGRKKNESQAKQAKNEQRTTWPGSGEGRLTVGAAGRASATEVGGLPLALNAPKAEGSGGKAAPALDGGPVRVKVLGHRAATDLGIKGVLLTAQAPEAGTGEMSIGYGAFASAYGGGWSGRLGLVSLPQCALTTPEKAECRTATEVASINDVSARTVTGAVTLSATVPTVLALAATTSAESASGSGTFEATPLSPSATWESGDSSGAFTWSYPIGTPPAPGPSPSLSMAYDSGSTDGKTASTNNQSTQVGEGFDLSANSYVERTYGSCDDDGQTDKNDLCWKFDNASLVLNGKSTELVKDDTTGVWRLKNDDASTVTLSTGADNGDDNGESWTVTTGDGTRYVFGLDKLPGAGTEHTNSVWTVPVFGDDSGEPGYDKGSTFADRAVTQAWRWNLDYVEDTHDNAMSYWYTKETNSYGKNGASTATAGYTRGGYLNRIQYGQRAASLFSGVTSAQVDFTYAERCTASDCAELKDATAPNWPDVPFDSICASGATCKSTGPTFFSRKRLTRVDTSVWSAATSAFTPVDTWDLTQEYLDGGDIGDSTDQTLTLKSIKRTGRNGTAISMNPVAFTYDMRPNRVDGDRDDILPLTKPRIRTVTTETGAVTDVTFSGQECVRGSGMPTAEDSDTASCYPQYWHVNGAKDATVDWFHKYRVTDVVTSDEHGPGETMETHYAYSGAAWHYNDSPFTPADERTWSVWRGYRNVTVTQGSGSGRSKVTSVYLQGMDGDRLLGSDGKLDPTARRSVTVPGTDFDALDVADQKDSEPYSGALRQQTTYNGTLPVSTTVYDPWSKKTATQHKSYADTEAYFARTGKETAYTYLTASGTWRAASTSTTYDDYGMATKADSTGDTARTGDETCTRTWYARNDSLGINSLTSRTRVVGRACSAAEADLSLPAAAATAGDVVSDTATVYDNPNATAWSASQTPTLGEATWTGRASAYPAAVSGGERNPSAWQTVGTSTFDVLGRPLITTDAGGNATTTTYTPTTTGPLTRTWTKNAKLYSTYTYTDPARGLPTQAFDANGNITETAYDALGRTTAVWLPNRSHSANQSANQVFAYSVSNTAPSWSSSGTLREDGTYATTYTLLDSLLRPVETQAPGATSGRILTYTHYDNRGLATETYADIYDSAAPSGTYTQLEYGEAPSLTTTGHDAAGRATSTTFRTGGEQKWQTTTAYTGDSTATTGLTGGSATRTITDALGRTVETRKYAGTSAADSEYGALTGPEYSRTRFTYTPDGKQKTVTGPDGAAWSYTYDLFGRQVTANDPDKGATSSGYTALDQVSWTKGATGQAVILGYDVLGRVTDTWKASAGANLADATVLAAQKTAVNTLTHTTYDTATLGKGLPAVSTRYVGGIAGKAYAQSVTAYDSRANSVAGSLTIPSDDALVTSGALASSTVKFTSAYNIDGTLDQTTEPAAGGLAAETVEHGYSAEGLATSLTGGGKGIVLDATYTDLAQLATLKLGVSEATGTGKVDIANGYEDGTHRLLQTQVHASSQAYDAMNVHYAYDTTGNITRISDTTTLGGTGAADTQCFGYDGHQRLTEAWTPADGDCATTGRTTANLGGAAPYWTSYTYTAGSQRNTETTHTADTSTTTTSCYRGGTTQPHTLLATVTSGTCTGATAEYGYDAEGNTTSRPDGSTTQNLDWDAEGKLSRLTENPAGAARATDYLYGADGNLLLRRSAASDGETVLYLGATEVHLKSGKKWAARSYTFAGSTVAVRSNQTGTEKISYLAGDQHGSASVAIASDTQALTKRYLTPFGAQRGSGVSWVDDKAFLGKSADADTGLTHVDAREYDPLIGQFISVDPVLDTTDGQSLNGYAYAGNNPATYADPTGERTADCVGGWNECGPVRSSSTGNNGGSIHNRGTLSKSGSNKKSTPHKGGAWGSKSSWKDAFNLSLAKSNVLLGVLTKGACSRGLVMSCALWKHYGDDTGTDFELSANTVDNLLGDKGVKGDIADQLEAWKAEASGRCEKGEECIYSADSGWRKGEFQGMDAKNAIGKVKWRINASVTVGADRRVSATYSVDLFKNWNFDRGKKAEIPYLGVTIDLGQFLDLHEHGMAREYDMYGTSSMHTS, from the coding sequence GTGACGGGTTCGCTGTCCGTCGTCGGCCTCACGGCGGCGGCTCAGGCGCAGGGAACCCCGCACGATCTGAAACCGCTGTGGGAGCGGAAGATCAGCAAGACCGAGGCGGTGACCGGTTTCGACGCCAAGAAGGGGCGCGCGACGGCCGCTTCGGGGCGGAAGAAGAACGAATCCCAGGCGAAGCAGGCGAAGAACGAGCAGAGGACGACCTGGCCCGGGAGCGGCGAGGGCCGTCTGACCGTGGGCGCGGCGGGCCGGGCCTCCGCCACCGAGGTGGGCGGGCTGCCGCTCGCCCTGAACGCACCGAAGGCGGAAGGGTCCGGCGGGAAGGCCGCGCCCGCGCTCGACGGCGGACCGGTCCGGGTGAAGGTGCTCGGCCACCGGGCGGCAACCGACCTGGGCATCAAGGGTGTTCTGCTCACGGCCCAGGCGCCGGAGGCCGGCACCGGGGAAATGAGCATCGGATACGGCGCGTTCGCGTCCGCCTACGGAGGCGGCTGGTCGGGGCGGCTCGGACTGGTCAGCCTGCCGCAGTGCGCCCTGACGACGCCCGAAAAGGCGGAGTGCCGTACCGCCACGGAGGTCGCGTCGATCAACGACGTCTCCGCACGGACCGTCACCGGAGCGGTCACCCTGTCGGCCACCGTACCCACGGTTCTGGCACTCGCCGCGACGACGTCGGCCGAGTCGGCGTCCGGTTCGGGGACCTTCGAGGCCACCCCGCTCTCACCGTCGGCCACGTGGGAGAGCGGTGACTCCTCAGGGGCGTTCACCTGGTCGTACCCGATCGGGACACCCCCCGCCCCCGGCCCCTCCCCGTCGCTCTCCATGGCCTACGACTCGGGTTCCACCGACGGGAAGACCGCGTCGACGAACAACCAGTCCACCCAGGTCGGTGAGGGCTTCGACCTGTCCGCGAACTCGTACGTCGAGCGGACCTACGGGTCGTGCGACGACGACGGGCAGACGGACAAGAACGACCTGTGCTGGAAGTTCGACAACGCCAGCCTGGTGCTCAACGGAAAGTCCACCGAGCTGGTCAAGGACGACACCACGGGCGTCTGGCGGCTGAAGAACGACGACGCCTCGACGGTCACGCTGTCGACCGGAGCCGACAACGGCGACGACAACGGCGAGTCCTGGACCGTCACGACCGGCGACGGAACCCGCTACGTCTTCGGCCTCGACAAGCTGCCCGGCGCCGGGACCGAGCACACCAACTCGGTATGGACGGTACCGGTGTTCGGCGACGACTCCGGCGAGCCGGGCTACGACAAGGGCAGCACCTTCGCGGACCGCGCGGTGACCCAGGCATGGCGGTGGAACCTCGACTACGTGGAGGACACCCACGACAACGCGATGTCCTACTGGTACACCAAGGAGACCAACTCCTACGGTAAGAACGGCGCGAGCACCGCGACCGCCGGCTACACCCGCGGCGGCTACCTCAACAGGATCCAGTACGGGCAGCGCGCCGCCTCCCTCTTCTCCGGAGTGACGTCCGCCCAGGTCGACTTCACGTACGCGGAACGCTGCACCGCCTCCGACTGCGCCGAACTGAAGGACGCCACCGCGCCGAACTGGCCCGACGTCCCCTTCGACTCGATCTGCGCGTCGGGCGCCACCTGCAAGTCGACCGGCCCCACGTTCTTCTCCCGCAAGCGGCTGACCCGCGTCGACACCTCGGTCTGGTCGGCGGCCACCAGCGCCTTCACCCCGGTGGACACCTGGGACCTCACCCAGGAGTACCTGGACGGCGGGGACATCGGTGACTCCACCGACCAGACCCTGACGCTCAAGAGCATCAAACGCACCGGCAGGAACGGCACCGCGATCAGCATGAACCCGGTGGCCTTCACCTACGACATGCGGCCCAACCGGGTCGACGGCGACCGGGACGACATCCTGCCGCTGACCAAGCCCCGCATCCGCACCGTCACGACGGAGACAGGAGCCGTCACCGACGTGACGTTCTCGGGCCAGGAGTGTGTCCGCGGCAGCGGCATGCCGACGGCCGAGGACAGCGACACCGCCTCCTGCTACCCCCAGTACTGGCACGTCAACGGAGCCAAGGACGCCACCGTCGACTGGTTCCACAAGTACCGGGTCACGGACGTCGTCACCAGCGACGAGCACGGCCCCGGCGAGACGATGGAGACCCACTACGCCTACTCCGGGGCCGCCTGGCACTACAACGACTCACCGTTCACCCCGGCCGACGAGCGCACCTGGTCCGTCTGGCGCGGCTACCGCAACGTCACCGTCACCCAGGGGTCCGGCTCCGGCCGGTCCAAGGTGACCTCGGTGTACCTCCAGGGCATGGACGGCGACCGGCTGCTCGGGTCCGACGGCAAGCTCGACCCCACCGCCCGGCGCAGCGTGACCGTGCCGGGCACGGACTTCGACGCGCTGGACGTCGCGGACCAGAAGGACAGCGAGCCGTACTCAGGCGCCCTGCGCCAGCAGACCACCTACAACGGCACCCTGCCCGTGTCGACCACCGTCTACGACCCCTGGTCCAAGAAGACCGCCACGCAGCACAAGTCGTACGCCGACACCGAGGCGTACTTCGCCCGCACCGGCAAGGAGACGGCGTACACCTACCTGACCGCCTCCGGGACCTGGCGTGCCGCGTCCACCAGCACCACCTACGACGACTACGGCATGGCGACCAAGGCCGACAGCACGGGTGACACCGCCAGGACCGGCGACGAGACCTGCACCCGCACCTGGTACGCCCGCAACGACAGCCTCGGCATCAACTCCCTGACCTCCCGCACCAGGGTGGTGGGACGGGCGTGCTCGGCCGCCGAGGCCGACCTCTCCCTGCCGGCCGCCGCGGCGACCGCCGGTGACGTCGTCTCGGACACCGCCACCGTCTACGACAATCCGAACGCCACCGCGTGGAGCGCGTCGCAGACCCCGACCCTCGGCGAAGCCACCTGGACCGGCCGGGCATCCGCCTACCCGGCGGCAGTCTCCGGCGGCGAACGCAACCCCTCGGCCTGGCAGACGGTCGGTACGTCGACCTTCGACGTACTGGGGCGCCCGCTGATCACGACCGACGCGGGCGGCAACGCCACCACGACGACCTACACCCCGACGACCACCGGACCCCTCACCCGGACCTGGACCAAGAACGCGAAGCTGTACAGCACCTACACCTACACCGACCCGGCGCGCGGACTGCCCACCCAGGCATTCGACGCGAACGGCAACATCACGGAGACGGCCTACGACGCCCTGGGGCGCACGACCGCGGTCTGGCTGCCCAACCGCAGCCACAGCGCCAACCAGAGCGCGAACCAGGTGTTCGCGTACTCCGTGTCCAACACCGCCCCGTCCTGGTCCTCGTCGGGCACCCTGAGGGAGGACGGCACCTACGCCACCACCTACACGCTGCTCGACTCCCTGCTCCGCCCCGTCGAGACACAGGCGCCCGGGGCGACCAGCGGCCGCATCCTGACCTACACCCACTACGACAACCGCGGCCTGGCCACCGAGACGTACGCCGACATCTACGATTCCGCCGCGCCCTCGGGCACGTACACGCAGCTCGAATACGGTGAGGCGCCCAGCCTCACCACCACCGGTCACGACGCGGCGGGGCGCGCCACCAGCACGACGTTCAGGACTGGCGGAGAGCAGAAGTGGCAGACCACGACCGCCTACACCGGTGACTCCACCGCCACCACAGGTCTGACCGGCGGATCGGCGACGCGGACGATCACCGACGCCCTCGGGCGCACCGTGGAGACCCGCAAGTACGCGGGCACCTCGGCCGCCGACAGCGAGTACGGCGCCCTCACGGGCCCGGAGTACAGCCGGACGCGCTTCACCTACACCCCCGACGGCAAGCAGAAGACGGTCACCGGACCGGACGGCGCCGCATGGTCGTACACCTATGACCTCTTCGGCCGCCAGGTCACGGCGAACGACCCGGACAAGGGCGCCACCAGCAGCGGGTACACGGCACTCGACCAGGTGTCCTGGACGAAGGGGGCGACCGGTCAGGCCGTGATCCTGGGCTACGACGTGCTGGGCAGGGTCACCGACACCTGGAAGGCGTCCGCGGGCGCGAACCTGGCCGACGCCACCGTCCTCGCCGCACAGAAGACCGCCGTCAATACGCTCACCCACACCACCTACGACACCGCCACCCTCGGCAAAGGCCTGCCCGCCGTCTCCACCCGGTACGTCGGGGGGATCGCCGGCAAGGCCTACGCCCAGAGCGTCACGGCGTACGACTCCCGCGCCAACTCCGTCGCGGGCAGCCTGACGATCCCGTCCGACGACGCGCTGGTGACCTCGGGCGCCCTCGCGTCCAGCACAGTGAAGTTCACGTCCGCCTACAACATCGACGGCACCCTCGACCAGACCACCGAACCGGCGGCAGGCGGCCTCGCCGCGGAGACCGTCGAGCACGGCTACTCCGCCGAGGGGCTGGCCACCAGCCTCACCGGCGGTGGCAAGGGCATCGTCCTCGACGCCACCTACACCGACCTCGCGCAGCTCGCCACCCTCAAGCTGGGTGTCTCCGAGGCGACCGGCACCGGCAAGGTCGACATAGCCAACGGCTACGAGGACGGCACCCACCGGCTGCTCCAGACCCAGGTCCACGCCTCGTCCCAGGCGTACGACGCCATGAACGTGCACTACGCCTACGACACCACGGGCAACATCACCCGGATCTCCGACACCACGACCCTCGGCGGCACGGGGGCGGCCGACACCCAGTGCTTCGGCTACGACGGCCACCAGCGCCTGACCGAGGCCTGGACCCCCGCGGACGGCGACTGCGCCACCACCGGCCGTACCACCGCCAACCTCGGCGGCGCCGCCCCCTACTGGACCAGCTACACCTACACCGCGGGGAGCCAGCGGAACACCGAGACCACGCACACCGCCGACACCTCCACGACCACCACCTCCTGCTACCGGGGCGGCACCACCCAGCCGCACACGCTGCTCGCCACGGTCACGTCGGGCACCTGCACCGGGGCCACGGCGGAGTACGGCTACGACGCGGAAGGCAACACCACGTCCCGCCCGGACGGCAGCACCACGCAGAACCTGGACTGGGACGCCGAGGGCAAGCTGTCCCGGCTGACCGAGAACCCGGCGGGCGCCGCCCGCGCCACCGACTACCTCTACGGCGCGGACGGAAACCTCCTCCTGCGCCGCAGCGCCGCGAGCGACGGTGAGACCGTCCTCTACCTCGGTGCCACCGAGGTCCACCTCAAGTCCGGCAAGAAGTGGGCCGCCCGCTCCTACACCTTCGCCGGCTCGACCGTCGCGGTGCGCAGCAACCAGACCGGTACGGAGAAGATCAGCTACCTCGCGGGGGACCAGCACGGTTCCGCCTCGGTCGCCATCGCCTCCGACACCCAGGCGCTGACGAAGCGCTACCTGACGCCGTTCGGTGCCCAGCGCGGAAGCGGTGTCAGCTGGGTCGACGACAAGGCGTTTCTCGGCAAGTCCGCCGACGCCGACACGGGCCTGACCCACGTCGACGCCCGTGAGTACGACCCGCTCATCGGGCAGTTCATCAGCGTGGACCCGGTCCTGGACACCACCGACGGGCAGAGCCTCAACGGCTACGCCTACGCAGGCAACAACCCCGCCACCTACGCGGACCCCACGGGCGAGCGCACGGCCGACTGCGTGGGCGGGTGGAACGAGTGCGGGCCCGTCCGGTCGAGCAGCACCGGGAACAACGGCGGCAGCATTCACAACAGGGGCACGCTCAGCAAGAGTGGGAGCAATAAAAAGAGCACACCCCACAAGGGGGGTGCATGGGGCTCGAAGTCGAGCTGGAAGGACGCCTTCAACCTCTCCCTGGCGAAGTCGAACGTCCTGTTGGGGGTTCTGACGAAGGGGGCCTGCTCGAGAGGTCTCGTCATGTCCTGCGCACTGTGGAAGCACTATGGTGACGACACCGGGACCGACTTCGAGTTGAGTGCGAACACGGTGGACAACCTGCTGGGGGACAAGGGGGTGAAGGGAGACATTGCCGATCAGCTGGAAGCTTGGAAGGCGGAGGCTTCCGGTCGTTGCGAGAAGGGCGAGGAGTGCATTTATTCGGCAGACAGTGGATGGCGAAAAGGTGAATTCCAGGGAATGGACGCAAAGAACGCGATCGGCAAGGTCAAATGGAGGATCAACGCTTCTGTGACGGTCGGCGCGGACAGGCGCGTCTCTGCCACCTACAGTGTTGATCTCTTCAAGAACTGGAACTTCGACAGAGGGAAGAAGGCGGAAATCCCTTACCTCGGAGTGACGATCGACCTCGGTCAGTTCCTGGATCTTCATGAACACGGGATGGCTCGGGAGTACGACATGTACGGAACCAGTTCGATGCACACGTCCTGA
- a CDS encoding LamG domain-containing protein, whose product MVLTVAALLLGPLPAAAWAGPRTGPVAQDVAPPSEAVQASAEAKKSGERVEVVGERSQDTTVWANPDGSTFTLEQSAVPVRVATSDGGWRTPDATLVRGADGTVAPKAAAVSMEFSGGGTHDPLVRIEKDGKSLSLGWPGALPEPELDGASALYRNVLDGVDLKVTASTEGFRHVLVVRTPEAAAQPELEQIDYSLRASGLSVTENSGGGYDAVDADGNWVFRAPRAQMWDSAGPDSATPAPDEAVTSTAVVRSPARSSVTRADYAEDTAQGAAPGAGGDGTGVEPAAGDTTKPMDVSVGQDVLTVTPDAGMLAHTEAEDFPLYIDPTVSWGEAERTLLRSDGYESYGWGNGDDGQGQGVGKCGNWGGYYCGPGYTQRLYFEFAPDKLKGKRVLDATFRATEPWAFQCDPRWVQLYRTGNISSSTTWASRPTHLDLVGDRDVSAGRGSSCDPDTPAAPIEFNDDPSETYENLTPTVRDFAEGKFSRLTLALKAKDETDASAWKRFRNDAVLVVTYVGLPAVPTNPAVASTCETTETDPSWISDPTPRFSAQVQTAAGGEAGATLRAHFYVQQKTSAGWATVATEPVAPSSGFVADNATVPVDSPITLAQNSPYRMAVFTRSYYNNGANQIEGHSTLTTKGWCYFTIDSTRPKAPAVTTPSGAVYAVCPDDGDGCGAATGGPGVAGQFTFTRNSADANVVAYEYRLATDKAWTKVSATTSVSRSIKPALSGVQVLYVRAVDSVGTGQSGETTAVRFNVAEGEGPAGLWHFDDGAPGSAVTVAADKGTAPGSRHDLTLHEAGAGWSSFARRGDGDRSLWLNDTANTTQQTGYAATSSPVVNSQSSFTVSAWAYPTDDTAFRTVLSQTGSDNRGFSLYYSPGVGRWVFLMQWYVGAERRYIGANANLSPGITLKAWTHLAGVYDGEAHTISLFVNGRRQGNAVAVPQEGWPTAVDSGLQIGRASAGSGTFNNYWKGRVDEVAAYQSALPDAEVAKVAELLNPDGSQRSTALVAAWQPRGSTGTAALADTTSVYGRSLQLNGGASVADDAIVLDGVDDSVTTAGPVVDDRESFTVTTEVEPDTAALDADPDKDGYAVQVLGQRSADGSAWGLWHQRSGVKQYMDEETGELLDRPTWFWRFGRLNSDGTFDAVESDEAASDGAVRVTGVYDAQEGTIRLYLASTQNGEDTAYTAVIGSGEFAGGKGYVNGAWGHYLRGRITDIRVWAGAAADSSQVGGLVGVAQDDESDDVTE is encoded by the coding sequence GTGGTGCTGACGGTTGCCGCGCTCCTGCTGGGCCCGCTGCCCGCGGCGGCGTGGGCGGGCCCGCGTACCGGGCCGGTGGCCCAGGACGTCGCTCCGCCGAGTGAGGCCGTGCAGGCATCGGCGGAAGCGAAGAAGTCCGGCGAACGGGTCGAGGTGGTGGGGGAGCGGTCGCAGGACACGACCGTCTGGGCGAACCCCGACGGCTCCACGTTCACGCTGGAGCAGTCGGCGGTGCCGGTCCGGGTGGCGACGTCCGACGGTGGCTGGCGGACCCCGGACGCGACGCTGGTGCGCGGGGCCGACGGGACGGTCGCACCCAAGGCCGCCGCCGTGTCGATGGAGTTCTCCGGCGGCGGTACGCACGATCCGCTGGTGCGGATCGAGAAGGACGGCAAGTCCCTCTCGCTGGGGTGGCCCGGGGCACTGCCCGAACCGGAACTCGACGGGGCGAGCGCTCTGTACCGGAACGTCCTGGACGGCGTGGACCTGAAGGTCACCGCGTCCACCGAGGGGTTCCGTCACGTGCTGGTCGTCAGGACGCCGGAGGCCGCCGCGCAGCCGGAGCTCGAACAGATCGACTACTCGTTGCGGGCGTCGGGACTGAGTGTCACCGAGAACAGCGGCGGCGGGTACGACGCCGTCGACGCCGACGGCAACTGGGTGTTCCGCGCGCCGAGGGCGCAGATGTGGGACTCCGCCGGTCCGGACTCCGCCACTCCCGCCCCGGACGAGGCGGTCACGTCGACCGCCGTCGTGCGGAGTCCGGCTCGATCCTCCGTGACCCGGGCCGACTACGCCGAGGACACGGCCCAGGGCGCAGCGCCGGGCGCCGGCGGTGACGGAACGGGCGTGGAGCCCGCGGCCGGTGACACGACGAAGCCGATGGACGTCTCGGTCGGCCAGGACGTGCTGACGGTCACCCCCGACGCCGGGATGCTGGCGCACACGGAGGCGGAGGACTTCCCGCTGTACATCGACCCCACCGTGTCGTGGGGCGAGGCGGAGCGGACGCTGCTGCGCTCGGACGGCTACGAGTCGTACGGCTGGGGCAACGGTGACGACGGCCAGGGCCAGGGCGTCGGCAAGTGCGGTAACTGGGGCGGATATTACTGCGGCCCCGGGTACACGCAGCGGCTGTACTTCGAGTTCGCGCCGGACAAGCTGAAGGGCAAGCGCGTCCTGGACGCCACCTTCCGGGCGACCGAGCCGTGGGCGTTCCAGTGCGACCCGCGCTGGGTGCAGCTGTACCGGACGGGCAACATCTCCTCGTCCACCACGTGGGCGTCCCGCCCGACCCACCTCGACCTGGTGGGCGACCGGGACGTGTCGGCGGGACGCGGCTCCTCGTGCGATCCGGACACCCCGGCGGCGCCCATCGAGTTCAACGACGACCCGAGTGAGACCTACGAGAACCTCACCCCGACCGTGCGGGACTTCGCCGAGGGCAAGTTCTCCCGTCTCACGCTGGCGCTCAAGGCCAAGGACGAGACCGACGCGTCGGCCTGGAAGCGCTTCCGCAACGACGCCGTCCTCGTCGTCACCTACGTGGGCCTGCCAGCAGTGCCGACCAACCCGGCCGTCGCCTCCACATGCGAGACCACCGAGACCGACCCTAGCTGGATCTCCGACCCAACGCCCAGGTTCAGCGCACAGGTGCAGACGGCGGCCGGCGGTGAGGCCGGGGCTACTCTGCGGGCGCATTTCTACGTGCAGCAGAAGACCTCCGCCGGCTGGGCGACCGTAGCAACCGAACCCGTCGCGCCGTCGAGCGGCTTCGTGGCGGACAACGCCACGGTCCCGGTGGACTCGCCGATCACACTGGCGCAGAACTCGCCTTACCGGATGGCGGTGTTCACTCGCTCCTACTACAACAACGGGGCGAACCAGATCGAGGGCCACAGCACGCTGACGACGAAGGGATGGTGCTACTTCACGATCGACTCGACCCGGCCCAAGGCGCCCGCCGTCACCACGCCCTCCGGGGCGGTGTACGCGGTGTGTCCGGACGACGGTGACGGCTGCGGGGCCGCGACCGGTGGCCCGGGCGTGGCGGGTCAGTTCACCTTCACCAGGAACTCCGCGGACGCCAACGTCGTGGCGTACGAGTACAGGCTCGCGACCGACAAGGCGTGGACGAAGGTCTCGGCGACGACGTCGGTCAGCCGGAGCATCAAGCCCGCCCTGTCCGGCGTGCAGGTTCTCTACGTACGCGCCGTGGACAGCGTGGGCACCGGGCAGTCCGGCGAGACCACCGCGGTCCGGTTCAACGTCGCCGAGGGCGAAGGGCCCGCAGGCCTCTGGCACTTCGACGACGGCGCCCCCGGCTCCGCGGTGACGGTCGCGGCGGACAAGGGAACGGCGCCGGGCAGCCGGCACGATCTCACGCTGCACGAGGCCGGTGCGGGCTGGTCGTCGTTCGCCCGCCGGGGAGACGGCGACAGGTCGCTGTGGCTGAACGACACTGCCAACACCACGCAGCAGACCGGCTACGCGGCGACGTCGAGCCCGGTGGTGAACTCGCAGTCCTCGTTCACCGTTTCGGCCTGGGCCTACCCCACGGACGACACGGCCTTCCGTACGGTGCTCTCCCAGACCGGCAGCGACAACCGGGGCTTCTCGCTCTACTACTCGCCCGGTGTCGGCCGCTGGGTGTTCCTCATGCAGTGGTACGTCGGCGCGGAGCGCCGGTACATCGGGGCGAACGCCAACCTGTCGCCCGGGATCACTCTGAAGGCGTGGACCCATCTGGCGGGTGTCTACGACGGTGAGGCGCACACGATCAGCCTCTTCGTGAACGGCCGGCGGCAGGGCAATGCCGTCGCGGTCCCGCAGGAGGGGTGGCCGACCGCGGTCGACAGCGGCCTCCAGATCGGCCGCGCCAGCGCGGGCAGCGGCACGTTCAACAACTACTGGAAGGGCCGAGTCGACGAGGTCGCGGCCTACCAGTCGGCACTGCCGGACGCCGAGGTCGCCAAGGTGGCCGAGCTCCTCAACCCGGACGGGAGTCAACGGTCGACCGCACTGGTCGCCGCATGGCAGCCCCGGGGCAGTACCGGCACCGCGGCTCTCGCGGACACGACCAGCGTGTACGGCCGCAGCCTGCAGCTCAACGGCGGAGCCTCCGTCGCCGACGACGCGATCGTGCTGGACGGTGTGGACGACTCGGTCACCACCGCAGGTCCGGTCGTGGACGACCGGGAGTCCTTCACCGTGACCACCGAGGTCGAGCCGGATACGGCCGCACTGGACGCGGACCCCGACAAGGACGGTTACGCGGTCCAGGTCCTCGGCCAGCGAAGCGCGGACGGCTCGGCCTGGGGTCTGTGGCACCAGCGGTCCGGCGTCAAGCAGTACATGGACGAAGAGACGGGGGAACTGCTCGACCGTCCAACCTGGTTCTGGCGCTTCGGTCGTCTCAACAGCGACGGGACGTTCGACGCGGTCGAATCCGACGAGGCGGCGTCCGACGGAGCGGTCCGCGTGACCGGGGTGTACGACGCCCAGGAAGGGACGATCCGGCTGTACCTCGCCTCCACGCAGAACGGTGAGGACACCGCGTACACCGCGGTGATCGGGTCCGGGGAGTTCGCCGGTGGCAAGGGGTACGTCAATGGCGCCTGGGGCCACTACCTGCGCGGCCGGATCACGGACATCCGGGTCTGGGCCGGCGCGGCGGCCGACAGCAGTCAGGTCGGCGGCCTCGTCGGCGTCGCTCAGGACGACGAGAGCGACGACGTGACCGAATGA